A window of the Virgibacillus pantothenticus genome harbors these coding sequences:
- a CDS encoding glycerol-3-phosphate acyltransferase has protein sequence MITVLASIIGYLIGCLHGSQLVSMYKRVDIKNAGVKNAGASNTTILLGWKYGIFVALFDILKSTFAILIVLYLLKMYGISGDEQILLIYITALFVILGHNYPITMKFSGGKGTASLVGILLAVDWKIAVIGIGLLLVITITTDYLVIGVLVMYLSFLLSTYVFFGLEPTLIVIFLSILSIAKHMENYRRIITKQETKLSSMFRKN, from the coding sequence ATGATTACGGTACTGGCTTCCATCATTGGTTATTTAATTGGATGTTTACATGGTTCGCAATTGGTAAGTATGTATAAACGTGTGGATATCAAGAATGCTGGTGTTAAAAATGCTGGAGCATCTAATACGACAATTTTATTGGGGTGGAAGTATGGTATATTTGTAGCCCTCTTTGATATATTAAAAAGTACCTTTGCGATATTAATTGTTTTATATTTATTAAAAATGTATGGCATTAGTGGCGATGAACAGATATTACTTATTTATATTACGGCATTATTTGTCATTTTAGGTCATAATTATCCAATCACGATGAAATTTAGCGGAGGAAAAGGAACAGCTTCGCTTGTAGGAATTTTACTTGCTGTAGATTGGAAGATTGCGGTTATTGGAATTGGTCTTTTACTCGTCATTACTATTACAACAGATTATTTAGTAATCGGTGTTTTAGTGATGTACCTTTCTTTTCTTCTGTCGACCTATGTTTTCTTTGGTTTAGAGCCAACTTTAATTGTCATTTTTCTATCAATTTTAAGTATAGCGAAACATATGGAGAACTATCGCCGTATAATAACGAAGCAGGAAACGAAATTATCAAGTATGTTTCGTAAAAACTAG
- a CDS encoding M15 family metallopeptidase, with protein MKNIQRTLLPWFIILIGLILLFVIYNMKQSVETDKEMPTDLHPIVKEKKETLINKAAANNIQVVITDGLRTVKEQNELYAQGRETSGSTITNAKGGESYHNYGLAIDYALKNKAGEVIWDINSDGNGNGKSDWFEVASIAKDLGFEWGGDWKAFKDYPHLQMTFGLSIAELQRGIRPDEKQK; from the coding sequence ATGAAAAATATTCAGCGAACATTGCTGCCCTGGTTCATTATTTTAATTGGCCTTATTTTATTATTTGTTATCTATAATATGAAGCAATCCGTGGAGACCGATAAAGAAATGCCAACTGACCTCCATCCGATTGTTAAAGAAAAAAAAGAAACATTGATAAATAAAGCTGCCGCTAACAATATTCAAGTTGTGATTACAGACGGTTTACGAACCGTTAAGGAGCAAAACGAGTTATATGCGCAGGGAAGAGAAACAAGCGGAAGTACGATTACCAATGCAAAAGGCGGAGAATCATATCATAACTATGGCTTAGCAATTGATTATGCGTTAAAAAATAAAGCTGGCGAAGTTATTTGGGACATCAACTCTGACGGTAATGGCAACGGCAAGTCGGATTGGTTTGAGGTAGCATCCATCGCAAAAGATTTAGGCTTCGAATGGGGCGGGGATTGGAAAGCATTTAAAGATTACCCTCATTTGCAAATGACATTTGGATTGAGTATTGCAGAATTACAACGCGGAATCCGACCAGATGAAAAACAGAAATAA
- a CDS encoding DUF456 domain-containing protein — protein MVDIVIWILIIALFILSFVGIIFPIIPSVFVLWGGFLLYHFFLNPNELTLSFWIAMGIITLLLVGADIIANSYFVKKYGGSKWGERGAAVAVIVGSFIIPPFGILIVPFLTVFIIELLQQRTVQEAFWASFGSLIGFLGGAVAKIIIQLFMIAWFLVVILF, from the coding sequence ATTGTGGATATTGTTATTTGGATTTTAATTATTGCTTTATTTATTTTAAGCTTTGTAGGGATTATTTTCCCGATAATTCCATCTGTATTTGTGCTTTGGGGCGGATTTCTTTTATATCATTTTTTCCTTAATCCGAATGAATTGACGTTGTCGTTTTGGATTGCAATGGGAATTATCACACTTCTGTTGGTTGGCGCTGATATTATTGCTAACAGCTATTTTGTCAAGAAATACGGCGGAAGTAAGTGGGGCGAGCGTGGCGCGGCTGTTGCTGTGATTGTCGGTTCGTTTATTATCCCACCATTTGGAATTTTAATCGTCCCATTTCTTACTGTGTTTATCATCGAACTATTACAGCAACGCACCGTACAGGAGGCGTTTTGGGCTTCGTTTGGTTCATTAATCGGATTTCTTGGTGGCGCAGTTGCAAAAATAATCATTCAATTGTTTATGATTGCTTGGTTCTTAGTGGTAATTTTATTCTAA